The Verrucomicrobiota bacterium genome has a segment encoding these proteins:
- a CDS encoding sigma-70 family RNA polymerase sigma factor — MKIEASPHLETDLELWERSRGGDREAFGRIVERYQSLLCSVAFSSCGSLARSEDLAQEAFLAAWRQVDELREPSKIRSWLCGIVRHLAASAARRDHRRGGSPLPLEAAEDSASLDADPSASAISREEEQLLWRSLEELPEPYREPLVLFYRQGQSVAAVADALEISEDAVKQRLSRGRAMLRQELSVWVETSLERTKPSAAFRAAVLAGLPALASSGVEAAAASSAVAGHGTAGVKGLFTATSSWPVLGPVAGLMVGWLSASAAASTGHSEAERAWLRKHGRRVVLFCWLMSLGLALVLMGAGKWYTPSAWAIVLGVFAWTAVLVGTILGYGSFIDREVLRIRKATGTVDAEGLDSEGAQRWPRVAYLSTSRFLNLPLVAIGPMGDHGGTAGRQRVVGWIAVGDFAISPLIALGGVAIAPVAVGGITIGVLSLSLWGIGAGVLAFGSLAVGWWAFGFGALGWEAALGVAAVARDFAWGVVAQAAEANTPAVKVWFFSQWFFWTVLGFLKHAHWVILMVIVVSLGWCSAGRVRAKAVHR, encoded by the coding sequence ATGAAGATTGAAGCCTCGCCCCATCTGGAGACCGACCTTGAACTTTGGGAACGATCGCGCGGGGGTGATCGGGAGGCGTTTGGACGGATCGTAGAGCGTTACCAAAGCCTCCTGTGTTCGGTTGCATTCAGTTCGTGCGGCAGCCTAGCGCGGTCCGAGGATTTGGCACAGGAGGCTTTCCTGGCAGCTTGGCGGCAGGTGGACGAACTCCGCGAGCCCTCGAAGATTCGATCCTGGCTCTGCGGCATTGTCCGCCATCTGGCCGCCAGCGCGGCGCGACGTGACCATCGCCGTGGGGGATCGCCTTTGCCTTTGGAAGCCGCGGAAGATTCGGCGAGCCTTGACGCCGATCCATCCGCGTCCGCCATCTCGCGGGAGGAAGAACAGCTTCTGTGGCGTTCGCTGGAGGAGTTACCGGAACCGTATCGCGAGCCCTTGGTGCTTTTTTACCGTCAAGGCCAGTCGGTGGCCGCTGTCGCCGATGCGCTGGAGATTTCCGAGGACGCTGTGAAGCAACGCCTTTCCCGCGGGCGCGCCATGTTGCGGCAGGAACTGTCGGTGTGGGTTGAAACCTCTTTGGAGCGAACCAAGCCTTCCGCGGCATTTCGAGCCGCCGTGCTTGCCGGATTGCCGGCTCTGGCTTCCAGCGGAGTGGAAGCCGCCGCGGCTTCGAGCGCTGTGGCGGGACATGGAACGGCAGGGGTCAAGGGGCTTTTTACAGCCACGAGCTCGTGGCCGGTCCTGGGACCCGTGGCCGGATTGATGGTCGGATGGTTGAGCGCAAGCGCGGCGGCGTCCACGGGTCACAGTGAAGCGGAGCGAGCCTGGCTGCGGAAGCACGGGAGGCGGGTGGTCTTGTTTTGCTGGTTGATGAGTCTTGGGCTGGCCTTGGTACTGATGGGCGCGGGGAAGTGGTATACGCCCTCGGCCTGGGCCATCGTGTTGGGAGTGTTCGCCTGGACCGCTGTGCTGGTGGGCACGATTTTGGGTTATGGTTCCTTCATCGACCGGGAGGTCTTGCGGATCAGGAAAGCCACGGGGACCGTGGATGCCGAAGGGCTGGATTCAGAAGGGGCTCAGCGGTGGCCAAGGGTGGCTTATCTTTCGACGTCGCGATTTCTGAATTTGCCCTTGGTTGCGATTGGGCCCATGGGAGATCACGGCGGAACGGCGGGTCGTCAGCGGGTGGTAGGTTGGATCGCTGTGGGAGATTTCGCCATCAGCCCGTTGATTGCCCTGGGTGGCGTGGCCATTGCGCCGGTGGCGGTGGGAGGCATTACCATCGGTGTGCTGAGTCTCAGTTTGTGGGGAATCGGTGCGGGTGTCTTGGCCTTTGGCAGCTTGGCGGTGGGGTGGTGGGCGTTTGGGTTTGGCGCGTTGGGTTGGGAAGCAGCGTTAGGAGTCGCCGCAGTGGCTCGAGACTTTGCTTGGGGTGTCGTGGCTCAGGCTGCGGAGGCGAACACTCCCGCCGTGAAGGTGTGGTTCTTCTCCCAGTGGTTTTTCTGGACCGTCTTGGGTTTTCTCAAGCATGCCCACTGGGTGATTCTCATGGTGATCGTGGTCTCGCTGGGATGGTGCTCGGCGGGTCGAGTGCGGGCCAAAGCTGTGCATCGGTGA
- a CDS encoding ROK family protein yields MESPRYVGIEIGGTKLQLVAGTARGEIIERQRFAVDSRAGAEGIQAQIVGALPSLAQQHRAIAIGAGFGGPVDIARKSIACSHQVEGWSGFALGAWLEALAGIPAIIENDANTATLGEALAGAGRGSNPVFYTTLGSGVGGGLVVDGQIYHGSRPGEAEIGHLRLDRSGAIVESRCSGWAVDRKIRAAIERTPDCLLGRLTQGRSGGEAAFLGEALHQNDPLANSILQETAADLAFALSHVTHLFHPETIVLGGGLSLLGEPLRAAVAKNLEPWVMEVFRPAPVIRIAGLGEDSVPVGALLLAAHGAATGCRPERGVDLNIPHQLLPLPAKNERGEG; encoded by the coding sequence ATGGAATCCCCGCGCTATGTTGGAATCGAAATTGGCGGAACCAAACTCCAGTTGGTGGCCGGCACGGCTCGAGGCGAAATCATCGAACGTCAGCGCTTCGCCGTGGACTCCCGCGCCGGCGCCGAAGGCATTCAAGCGCAAATCGTCGGCGCTCTGCCCAGCCTCGCCCAACAACATCGCGCCATCGCCATCGGCGCGGGATTCGGCGGACCCGTGGACATCGCCCGCAAATCCATCGCGTGTTCCCATCAAGTGGAAGGCTGGTCGGGATTCGCGTTGGGTGCCTGGCTTGAAGCCCTCGCCGGAATTCCCGCGATCATCGAAAACGATGCCAACACCGCCACCCTGGGTGAAGCCCTGGCAGGCGCAGGTCGAGGTTCGAATCCCGTCTTCTACACCACACTCGGCAGCGGGGTGGGAGGGGGTTTGGTGGTGGACGGCCAGATCTACCACGGCTCCAGACCGGGCGAAGCCGAGATTGGCCACCTTCGGCTCGATCGCAGCGGCGCCATCGTGGAATCCCGCTGTTCCGGCTGGGCGGTGGATCGCAAGATCCGCGCGGCCATCGAGAGAACCCCGGATTGCCTGCTCGGAAGGTTGACCCAAGGCCGTTCTGGAGGTGAAGCGGCTTTCCTCGGCGAAGCTCTCCACCAGAACGACCCCCTGGCCAACTCCATCCTTCAGGAAACCGCCGCCGACCTCGCCTTCGCCCTTTCCCACGTCACCCATCTCTTCCACCCGGAAACCATTGTGCTCGGAGGCGGACTCTCTCTCCTGGGTGAACCGCTCAGGGCCGCAGTGGCCAAAAACTTGGAGCCATGGGTCATGGAGGTCTTCCGACCCGCTCCCGTCATCCGAATCGCGGGTCTGGGTGAAGATTCGGTGCCCGTCGGAGCCCTCTTGTTGGCGGCGCATGGTGCGGCCACAGGTTGCAGGCCGGAGCGCGGCGTTGACCTCAACATTCCCCACCAGCTTCTTCCTCTCCCTGCGAAGAATGAGCGGGGAGAGGGGTAG
- a CDS encoding DUF1553 domain-containing protein has protein sequence MFMRIGISRCIALIASVLSVWSTASEPILPDSPAAPTNHWAFQPLADKNSPAVSDSAWPLNSIDRFILAKLEQHQLQPAPPADAATLCRRLYFDLTGLPPSPAELTAFERSAAAHRQAATANLVEHLLASPRFGERWGRHWLDVARYGESLTLRGFIFREAWRYRDYVIESFNRDTPFDQFIREQIAGDLLPYDSRDQHHRQRVAASFLALGNTNLEEQDKKQLDMDVVDEQLDTVGKAFLGLAIGCARCHDHKFDPIPTRDYYAMAGILRNARLLKHANVSEWLEFPLPVEPAQEETLRRHEAAIAALEAEIASAKESAKKLAAGPGAVGGTGSSPAMRPSVVPPNQLPGLVVDSAQAKAVGHWKHSTYSRHYIGDGYLHDDQQSKGSMTLSFAPEITKAGRYEVRFAYQPGTSRATQVPVTIFHADGETLVRVNQQEPPLLDGRFVSLGEFRFEANGFGYVLVSNENTRGHVTADAVQFLDAAAPSVARFAKDSAASSRPLPVTPEPKAPDVNTLQARLKQIKETGPKRPKTMGVSEAGPFENTRIHIRGSVHQLGELAPRGFLTLGRTMAPPNLPSTESGRRQLADWIASPAHPLTARVYANRVWLWLFGEGLVRSPDNFGITGEAASHPELLDYLAARLIQHGWSTKQLVREIVLSRTYQQASSHPSRNAPRSANSADSSSSMADPENRLLRHAHRRRLTAEALRDAILTASGGLRLAGGGPAYPATLTADFGYQFTGAVRSVYVPVFRNALPGLFEAFDFPSPGLVTGKRSSSTVVTQALFLLNDPWVRSQARAAARRTFDAASDNPARVRFAYRATLGRSPKDAEQETALRHLEKSGEATRDEAWTELLHALIASGDFRYLD, from the coding sequence ATGTTCATGAGAATCGGGATTTCCCGTTGCATCGCGCTCATCGCCTCCGTCCTTTCCGTGTGGAGCACGGCCTCGGAGCCGATTTTGCCCGATTCTCCCGCGGCGCCGACCAATCATTGGGCCTTTCAGCCCCTCGCGGACAAGAACTCACCGGCGGTTTCTGATTCGGCGTGGCCTCTCAACAGCATCGACCGGTTTATCCTGGCCAAGCTGGAGCAGCACCAACTCCAGCCCGCGCCACCTGCGGACGCCGCGACGCTTTGCCGCCGACTCTATTTTGATCTTACCGGACTGCCCCCTTCACCCGCGGAACTCACGGCCTTCGAACGTTCGGCCGCCGCCCATCGCCAGGCGGCCACGGCAAACCTCGTCGAGCACTTGCTCGCCTCGCCTCGCTTCGGCGAACGCTGGGGCCGGCATTGGCTGGACGTGGCGCGCTATGGCGAGTCCCTGACTCTGCGAGGGTTCATTTTTCGCGAGGCGTGGCGGTATCGGGATTACGTCATCGAATCGTTCAATCGCGACACCCCGTTTGACCAGTTCATCCGCGAACAGATCGCGGGCGACTTGCTGCCCTATGACTCACGCGATCAACACCACCGCCAGAGGGTCGCCGCCAGCTTCCTTGCGCTGGGCAATACCAACCTCGAAGAGCAGGACAAGAAACAGTTGGACATGGACGTCGTGGACGAACAGCTTGACACGGTCGGCAAGGCGTTCCTCGGTCTGGCCATCGGCTGCGCGCGTTGCCACGATCACAAGTTCGATCCCATCCCCACGCGCGATTACTACGCCATGGCCGGCATTCTGCGGAACGCGCGCCTTCTCAAGCACGCCAATGTCTCCGAGTGGCTGGAGTTCCCGCTCCCCGTTGAACCGGCCCAGGAGGAAACACTGCGCCGGCATGAAGCCGCCATCGCCGCACTCGAGGCGGAAATCGCGTCCGCCAAGGAATCCGCCAAAAAGCTCGCCGCGGGCCCGGGCGCGGTTGGTGGAACCGGTTCGTCACCGGCCATGAGACCCAGCGTCGTTCCTCCGAACCAACTTCCGGGCCTCGTGGTGGACAGCGCGCAGGCGAAGGCCGTCGGCCATTGGAAGCACTCGACTTACTCGCGCCACTACATCGGTGACGGTTACTTGCACGACGATCAGCAAAGCAAAGGGAGCATGACGCTGAGTTTTGCGCCCGAGATCACCAAGGCAGGTCGTTACGAAGTTCGCTTTGCCTACCAGCCAGGAACCAGTCGCGCGACCCAGGTGCCTGTGACCATCTTCCATGCGGACGGCGAAACGCTCGTGCGAGTCAATCAACAAGAACCGCCTTTGCTGGACGGTCGCTTCGTCTCCCTTGGCGAATTCCGTTTCGAGGCCAACGGATTCGGCTACGTGCTCGTCAGTAATGAGAACACCCGAGGCCATGTCACGGCCGACGCCGTGCAGTTCCTCGATGCCGCAGCGCCGTCCGTCGCTCGATTCGCCAAGGACAGCGCCGCATCCAGTCGACCGCTCCCGGTCACTCCGGAGCCCAAGGCTCCCGACGTGAACACACTTCAAGCCCGGCTCAAACAGATCAAGGAGACCGGCCCCAAGCGTCCCAAGACCATGGGCGTGAGCGAAGCAGGCCCATTCGAGAACACTCGCATCCACATCCGCGGCAGCGTTCACCAATTGGGCGAGCTCGCGCCCAGGGGATTCCTGACCTTGGGCCGGACGATGGCGCCGCCCAATCTGCCCTCGACTGAGAGCGGTCGGCGGCAACTCGCGGATTGGATCGCCAGCCCGGCTCATCCGCTCACCGCTCGGGTCTATGCCAATCGCGTCTGGCTTTGGCTCTTCGGAGAAGGTCTGGTTCGTTCGCCGGACAACTTTGGCATCACCGGCGAGGCCGCTTCGCATCCGGAACTGCTCGACTACCTCGCTGCACGTTTGATCCAACACGGTTGGAGCACCAAACAGCTCGTGCGGGAAATCGTCCTCTCGCGCACTTATCAGCAGGCCTCCTCGCATCCCTCTCGGAACGCGCCCCGATCCGCCAACTCCGCCGACTCATCGAGCAGCATGGCTGATCCGGAAAACAGACTGCTCCGTCATGCTCATCGCCGACGGCTTACGGCCGAGGCCTTGCGAGACGCCATCCTGACGGCAAGCGGAGGACTTCGGCTGGCTGGCGGTGGGCCGGCCTATCCCGCAACGTTGACCGCCGATTTTGGTTATCAATTCACGGGAGCTGTCCGGAGCGTTTACGTCCCCGTCTTCCGCAACGCCCTTCCTGGATTGTTTGAGGCCTTCGATTTTCCCTCGCCTGGATTGGTCACCGGAAAACGCAGCTCCAGCACGGTCGTCACGCAGGCGCTCTTTCTGCTCAATGATCCCTGGGTGCGCAGCCAGGCGCGCGCCGCGGCGAGGCGAACATTTGACGCAGCCAGCGATAACCCGGCACGCGTCCGGTTCGCCTACCGCGCCACACTCGGGCGCTCTCCGAAGGATGCCGAACAAGAAACTGCCCTGCGACACCTCGAGAAGTCTGGTGAGGCGACTCGTGACGAAGCCTGGACGGAGCTGCTCCACGCGCTCATCGCCAGCGGCGATTTCCGCTACCTCGATTAG
- a CDS encoding phosphopyruvate hydratase — protein MFQITELRSREILDSRGHPTVMTRCTLASGARGEASVPSGASTGSAEAKELRDQDPARYRGLGCQLATTNVEGPLFHGVRDRKFLDQEQLDQSLIGLDGSSDKSCFGANAILSISLAFARAAAFQLDLPLYAYFAKLAGTSPRHLPRLTVNLFSGGKHAGGQCPLQDVLMVPSSARDTDESLSMCHKVYYAAADDLARKYGTRLLRADEGGQAPPFPSAEAMITDAIAAIERAGLRPGHDMALAIDAASSHFHHQTRYRWGSRELESEALISEYQRWVHEYPIVSLEDGLAENDWPHWPALRRSIGDRSLVVGDDLLCTQPHRIRKAVALQAANALLLKVNQVGTLSEALEALHIARHAGWQVTVSARSGETEDHWLADLAVGWNADQIKIGSITQSERLAKYNRLLALESETQLPLNPWPGPAVEPG, from the coding sequence ATGTTTCAGATCACCGAACTCCGATCGCGGGAAATCCTCGACAGCCGGGGCCACCCCACCGTGATGACCCGTTGCACCCTCGCCAGCGGCGCACGCGGCGAGGCGTCCGTTCCCTCCGGCGCCTCCACCGGCAGTGCCGAGGCCAAAGAGCTCCGCGACCAAGACCCGGCCCGCTACCGCGGACTCGGCTGCCAGCTTGCCACCACCAATGTGGAAGGCCCCCTCTTTCACGGCGTGCGCGATCGCAAGTTCCTGGATCAGGAACAACTCGATCAGAGTCTAATCGGACTTGATGGTTCCTCCGACAAGTCCTGTTTCGGCGCCAACGCCATCCTGTCCATCTCCTTGGCCTTTGCTCGCGCCGCGGCCTTTCAGCTCGACCTCCCGCTTTACGCCTACTTTGCGAAACTGGCGGGCACCTCGCCGCGCCATCTCCCCCGGCTCACGGTCAATCTCTTCAGCGGAGGCAAACATGCAGGCGGTCAGTGCCCGCTCCAAGACGTGTTGATGGTGCCGAGTTCCGCCCGCGACACGGACGAATCGCTCTCCATGTGTCACAAGGTGTATTATGCCGCCGCCGATGACCTCGCCCGAAAATACGGGACCCGGCTCCTCCGCGCGGACGAAGGTGGCCAAGCACCGCCCTTTCCATCAGCCGAAGCCATGATCACCGACGCCATCGCCGCGATCGAGCGGGCGGGCTTGCGGCCCGGGCATGACATGGCGCTGGCCATCGACGCCGCATCCAGTCACTTCCACCATCAGACCCGCTACCGCTGGGGAAGCCGTGAACTCGAAAGCGAGGCGCTGATCTCAGAATATCAACGCTGGGTCCACGAGTATCCCATCGTGAGTTTGGAGGACGGGTTGGCGGAGAATGACTGGCCTCATTGGCCGGCTCTGCGAAGGTCCATCGGCGACCGGTCGCTGGTCGTCGGGGATGACTTGCTCTGTACTCAACCCCATCGCATCCGCAAGGCGGTCGCCCTTCAAGCCGCCAACGCATTGCTGCTTAAGGTCAATCAAGTCGGCACGCTCTCCGAAGCCCTCGAAGCGCTTCACATTGCCCGCCACGCCGGCTGGCAGGTGACGGTCAGCGCCCGCAGTGGAGAAACGGAAGATCACTGGCTCGCCGACCTCGCGGTGGGTTGGAACGCGGACCAAATCAAGATCGGGTCGATCACGCAATCGGAGCGTTTGGCGAAATACAATCGACTCCTCGCCCTCGAATCCGAAACTCAATTACCCCTCAATCCGTGGCCCGGCCCCGCCGTCGAGCCCGGATAA
- a CDS encoding aminoglycoside phosphotransferase family protein, which translates to MNIEHVENLIDYLRFRELIPRCESPSISFLTGGVSNRTLLLHRPGGESWVIKQSLPKLRVQDDWHADPARIHREALALQHLPSLLGASSTPEFLFEDPTLHLLGMRAIPQPHLNWKAALLAGNISPALVREFGSLLGRLHCQSREQRHKLEPLFADRRFFHSLRLDPYYRTAAGKTKTHRFMESLIEECLASPSCLVHGDYSPKNLLVRHEHLILLDHEVMHWGDPAFDLGFALTHMTAKAIHRPQDGALFLCGHRWFWQSYLEATPGLPADPAFESRVVRHHLACLLARVDGRSPLEYLDHAQRARQRDLALRALEQPPASVPEWFQVLDRELTR; encoded by the coding sequence ATGAACATAGAGCACGTCGAAAACCTGATCGACTACCTCAGGTTTCGAGAACTTATTCCGCGGTGCGAATCTCCCTCCATCAGCTTCCTCACGGGTGGCGTTTCCAATCGCACCCTCCTCCTGCATCGGCCGGGAGGCGAATCGTGGGTGATCAAGCAATCCCTGCCCAAACTCCGGGTTCAGGACGATTGGCACGCGGATCCCGCCCGCATTCACCGCGAGGCCCTCGCGCTCCAACACCTTCCTTCGCTCCTCGGCGCTTCCTCCACCCCTGAGTTCCTGTTCGAAGATCCGACCCTCCATCTCCTGGGAATGCGCGCCATCCCGCAGCCTCATCTCAATTGGAAAGCCGCGCTGCTCGCCGGAAACATCTCTCCCGCGCTCGTGCGCGAATTCGGCTCCCTGCTCGGGAGGCTTCACTGCCAAAGCCGCGAACAACGTCACAAGCTCGAACCCCTTTTCGCCGATCGCCGCTTCTTCCATTCCCTCCGCCTTGATCCCTACTACCGAACCGCGGCCGGCAAAACGAAGACGCACCGCTTCATGGAATCTCTCATCGAGGAATGCCTCGCCTCGCCGTCGTGTTTGGTCCACGGAGATTACAGCCCCAAGAACCTGCTGGTCCGGCACGAACACCTCATCCTCCTGGATCACGAAGTCATGCACTGGGGCGACCCCGCTTTCGATCTCGGATTCGCGCTCACTCATATGACAGCCAAAGCCATTCATCGCCCCCAAGATGGAGCCCTTTTTCTCTGCGGCCACCGGTGGTTCTGGCAAAGTTATCTCGAGGCAACCCCCGGTCTGCCGGCCGATCCCGCCTTCGAATCACGAGTGGTCCGCCATCACCTCGCATGCCTGCTGGCGCGTGTGGACGGACGCTCGCCGCTCGAGTATCTCGATCACGCTCAGCGCGCCCGCCAGCGCGATCTGGCCCTCCGCGCCCTCGAACAGCCACCCGCCTCCGTTCCTGAATGGTTTCAGGTTTTGGATCGGGAGTTGACGCGCTAG
- a CDS encoding Fpg/Nei family DNA glycosylase, producing the protein MPELAEVEYYRRQWDPGLGGRVLGLELSVAKRVFRGMDGTQLEGALKGKRLEQSHSHGKQMLFGFSGGCWLGVHLGMTGSLRCESPAYARCKHDHLMLKQRSRSLVFSDPRCFGRLRFERSSGWPEWWSLLPPAPHSEAFSFQWVCDFLRRRARTPLKSALLDQAGFPGVGNWMADEILWRAGMHPRTQAARLGEKELATLWRQTRSVSLGALKHVAPDFSDPPSSWLFRHRWKQGGCCPRDGKPLQRDVVGGRTTVWCERCQPG; encoded by the coding sequence ATGCCTGAGCTCGCGGAAGTGGAATATTACCGGCGCCAGTGGGATCCCGGCTTGGGCGGGAGGGTCCTGGGCCTTGAGCTAAGTGTGGCCAAACGTGTCTTCCGCGGGATGGACGGGACCCAGTTGGAAGGGGCTTTGAAGGGAAAACGATTGGAACAATCGCACTCCCATGGGAAGCAGATGCTTTTTGGGTTTTCCGGGGGATGCTGGCTGGGAGTTCATCTGGGAATGACGGGTTCATTGCGCTGTGAATCGCCAGCTTATGCAAGGTGCAAGCACGATCACTTGATGTTGAAGCAGCGCTCGCGATCCCTGGTTTTCTCCGATCCGCGTTGCTTTGGCCGGTTGCGCTTTGAGCGAAGTTCGGGATGGCCGGAGTGGTGGTCGCTTCTGCCGCCCGCACCCCATAGCGAGGCGTTCTCCTTCCAGTGGGTTTGTGACTTTCTGCGTCGGCGCGCGCGCACTCCACTCAAATCTGCATTGTTGGACCAAGCAGGATTTCCGGGCGTCGGCAATTGGATGGCCGATGAGATTCTGTGGAGGGCTGGAATGCATCCTCGGACTCAGGCGGCCCGTTTGGGAGAGAAGGAACTGGCGACGCTTTGGAGGCAGACGCGGAGTGTAAGTTTGGGAGCCTTGAAGCATGTGGCACCCGATTTTTCAGATCCGCCTTCGAGTTGGCTGTTTCGGCACCGCTGGAAGCAAGGTGGATGCTGTCCGCGCGATGGGAAACCCTTGCAGCGGGACGTGGTGGGAGGCAGGACGACCGTTTGGTGCGAAAGGTGCCAGCCCGGGTGA